The following proteins are co-located in the Acinetobacter shaoyimingii genome:
- the yaaA gene encoding peroxide stress protein YaaA, giving the protein MLALISPAKTLDYESQIPSDVYTIPRLLNHSQQLIDVAKKLSATDIAQLMTVSEKIAKLNVERFHDWEADFSLANARQAIFAFKGDVYTGLDAYHLKEDDLSFAQQHLRMLSGLYGLLRPLDLMMPYRLEMGTKLQNPKGHNLYEFWGDNITNLINSDLAETQSEILVNIASDEYYKSVKESKIQAEIIKPVFLDQKNDKYKVISFYAKKARGLMARYIIENQIEKVEDLKAFNSEGYYFDADSSLKGELVFKRDEQAA; this is encoded by the coding sequence ATGCTCGCTTTAATTTCCCCAGCTAAGACTTTAGATTACGAATCCCAAATTCCGTCAGATGTTTACACAATTCCACGTTTATTGAATCATTCCCAGCAACTTATAGACGTAGCAAAAAAATTATCTGCCACTGATATTGCTCAACTCATGACAGTAAGCGAAAAAATTGCCAAACTGAATGTTGAACGTTTTCACGATTGGGAAGCAGATTTTAGCCTTGCCAATGCACGACAAGCCATTTTCGCGTTTAAAGGTGATGTGTATACAGGTTTAGATGCCTATCATCTTAAAGAAGACGATTTGAGTTTTGCACAACAGCATTTACGCATGTTGTCTGGGCTTTACGGTTTACTTCGTCCACTCGATTTAATGATGCCATATCGTTTGGAGATGGGAACAAAACTTCAGAATCCAAAAGGGCATAACCTGTATGAATTTTGGGGCGATAACATTACCAATCTGATCAATTCTGATTTAGCAGAAACTCAATCAGAAATTTTGGTCAATATTGCTTCTGATGAATATTATAAGTCAGTCAAAGAAAGCAAAATTCAAGCTGAGATTATTAAACCTGTATTTTTGGATCAGAAAAATGACAAATACAAAGTCATTAGTTTCTATGCCAAAAAAGCCCGTGGTTTGATGGCACGTTATATCATCGAAAACCAAATTGAAAAAGTGGAAGACTTAAAAGCCTTTAATAGCGAAGGTTATTATTTTGATGCAGACAGTTCTCTCAAGGGTGAATTGGTGTTCAAACGTGATGAACAAGCGGCTTAA
- a CDS encoding HD domain-containing protein, whose translation MSDIQDYSNRFQDHWMCFATVLDLPQDISQNIYRILSTAYNESQRAYHTCQHIVECLNLLHDIREHLHDPIAVEMAIWFHDVVYDPKSSENELRSAELMKDICSNILNEVRLNKVYAWIVATQHHQPTDDADLQYLLDIDLAILASEKQRFEQYEQQIRFEYAWVESTLYQTKRQAVLQHFAQMQPLYQTSYFQQYFEEQAKLNLQAAIDC comes from the coding sequence ATGAGTGATATTCAAGATTATTCGAATCGATTTCAAGATCATTGGATGTGCTTTGCCACTGTTTTAGATCTTCCACAAGATATTAGCCAAAACATCTACCGAATATTAAGTACCGCCTATAATGAATCACAACGTGCCTATCATACTTGCCAGCATATTGTGGAATGTTTGAACCTATTACACGATATTCGCGAACATCTTCATGACCCAATTGCTGTTGAAATGGCAATTTGGTTTCATGATGTTGTTTATGACCCAAAGTCATCTGAAAATGAACTGCGCAGTGCCGAACTCATGAAAGATATTTGTTCGAATATTTTAAATGAGGTCAGGCTTAACAAAGTCTATGCGTGGATAGTTGCGACACAACATCATCAACCAACAGATGATGCAGATTTACAGTATCTTCTAGATATTGATCTCGCGATTTTAGCAAGTGAAAAACAAAGATTTGAGCAATATGAACAGCAGATTCGTTTCGAATACGCTTGGGTCGAATCAACTTTATATCAAACGAAGCGACAAGCAGTTTTACAGCATTTTGCACAAATGCAACCGCTGTATCAGACGTCTTATTTCCAACAATATTTTGAAGAACAAGCCAAACTGAATTTACAAGCGGCAATTGATTGTTGA
- a CDS encoding DUF4198 domain-containing protein, giving the protein MKNVLITAILSCAVSATWAHQPYLAPLSFSTANAQIPVIAGFAEDALDSEHALKDGTLNVLSPSKQNSTIQSKTTLKSATVFDLLLTEDGTYHVSSKVTFPIQYTRYNNEWRIFVDIPAEQAGALKDREYVIPSDFKNKQVPATETITREWLIQSYLSKNKTTPISTNSSTRLNIQFSVHPNEIKANTPFKLTVKKNNQNLKNAKISIMSQGQSEKQATELNTNALGTAEVKLPQSGAYIIAIHEKIDSKQKPTNEFYSITSISAHP; this is encoded by the coding sequence ATGAAAAATGTTTTGATTACAGCAATTTTGTCATGCGCTGTGTCTGCAACTTGGGCACATCAACCTTACTTAGCACCTTTAAGTTTTAGTACCGCAAATGCTCAAATTCCTGTTATCGCAGGTTTTGCCGAAGATGCACTAGACAGCGAGCATGCATTAAAAGATGGAACTTTAAATGTACTGTCTCCAAGTAAACAAAATTCAACCATCCAATCAAAAACCACATTAAAATCGGCAACTGTCTTTGATCTCCTTTTGACTGAAGATGGTACTTACCATGTGTCATCAAAAGTGACATTTCCTATCCAATACACCCGCTATAACAATGAATGGAGAATTTTTGTCGACATTCCTGCGGAGCAAGCAGGAGCATTGAAAGACCGAGAATATGTTATTCCGTCAGATTTTAAAAATAAGCAAGTGCCTGCAACAGAAACGATTACACGTGAATGGCTCATCCAAAGCTATTTAAGCAAAAATAAAACCACGCCAATATCGACAAATTCCAGTACTCGATTGAATATACAATTTTCAGTTCATCCCAATGAAATTAAAGCCAATACCCCGTTTAAATTGACGGTAAAGAAAAATAATCAAAATCTAAAAAATGCAAAAATTAGCATCATGTCCCAAGGTCAAAGTGAAAAACAAGCGACTGAACTGAATACCAATGCACTGGGTACAGCAGAAGTGAAACTCCCTCAATCTGGTGCGTATATCATTGCAATTCATGAAAAAATTGATTCGAAACAGAAACCTACAAATGAGTTTTACAGCATCACGTCGATATCAGCTCATCCTTAG